A stretch of Enterobacter cloacae complex sp. ECNIH7 DNA encodes these proteins:
- the metA gene encoding homoserine O-acetyltransferase MetA — MPIRVQDELPAVNFLREENVFVMTASRATGQEIRPLKVLILNLMPKKIETENQFLRLLSNSPLQVDIQLLRIDARESRNTPSEHLNNFYCNFDDIQGENFDGLIVTGAPLGLVEFNDVAYWPQIKQVLEWAKDHVTSTLFVCWAVQAALNILYGIPKQTRTEKLSGVYEHHILHPHALLTRGFDDSFLAPHSRYADFPAQLIRDYTDLEILAETEDGDAYLFASKDKRIAFVTGHPEYDPHTLASEYFRDVEAGLNPDVPYNYFPKDDPQNKPRATWRSHGNLLFTNWLNYYVYQITPYDLRHMNPTLE; from the coding sequence ATGCCGATTCGGGTGCAGGACGAGCTACCAGCCGTCAATTTCTTGCGTGAAGAAAACGTCTTCGTCATGACGGCTTCGCGTGCGACAGGTCAGGAAATTCGCCCGCTGAAGGTGCTTATTCTCAATCTGATGCCAAAAAAGATCGAAACAGAAAACCAGTTCCTGCGTCTTCTGTCGAACTCCCCGCTGCAGGTTGATATTCAGCTGCTGCGAATCGATGCCCGTGAGTCACGTAACACGCCTTCTGAGCATCTGAACAACTTCTACTGTAACTTCGATGACATTCAGGGGGAAAACTTCGACGGACTGATCGTGACCGGTGCGCCGCTCGGTCTGGTTGAATTTAACGATGTCGCTTACTGGCCGCAGATCAAACAGGTTCTGGAGTGGGCAAAAGATCACGTTACCTCCACATTGTTTGTCTGTTGGGCGGTACAGGCCGCGCTGAATATTCTTTATGGCATCCCCAAGCAAACCCGTACTGAAAAGCTCTCCGGCGTATACGAACATCACATTCTTCACCCGCACGCGTTGCTGACGCGCGGTTTCGATGACTCTTTCCTGGCCCCGCATTCTCGCTATGCCGATTTCCCGGCCCAGCTGATTCGTGATTACACCGATCTGGAGATCCTGGCCGAAACGGAAGATGGAGATGCTTATCTGTTTGCCAGCAAGGATAAACGCATTGCATTCGTGACCGGGCATCCTGAGTACGATCCGCATACCCTTGCGTCAGAGTATTTCCGTGATGTCGAAGCGGGTCTAAATCCGGATGTACCGTACAACTATTTCCCGAAAGACGACCCGCAAAACAAACCGAGAGCAACCTGGCGCAGCCACGGGAATTTGCTTTTCACTAACTGGCTCAACTATTACGTCTACCAGATAACGCCATACGATCTGCGTCACATGAATCCGACGCTGGAGTAA
- the metH gene encoding methionine synthase, whose product MSSKVEQLRAQLNERILVLDGGMGTMIQGYRLSEDDFRGERFADWPCDLKGNNDLLVLSKPSVIKDIHNAYFEAGADIVETNTFNSTTIAMADYQMESLSAEINLEAAKLARACADEWTARTPDKPRYVAGVLGPTNRTASISPDVNDPAFRNITFDQLVAAYRESTKALVEGGSDLILIETVFDTLNAKAAIYAVKEEFEALGVDLPIMISGTITDASGRTLSGQTTEAFYNSLRHAEALSFGLNCALGPDELRQYVQELSRIAECYVTAHPNAGLPNAFGEYDLDADTMAAQIREWAESGFLNIVGGCCGTTPEHIAAMSNAVAGLPPRKLPELPVACRLSGLEPLTIGDDSLFVNVGERTNVTGSAKFKRLIKEEKYSEALDVARQQVESGAQIIDINMDEGMLDAEAAMVRFLNLIAGEPDIARVPIMIDSSKWEVIEKGLKCIQGKGIVNSISMKEGVDIFIHHAKMVRRYGAAVVVMAFDEVGQADTRERKIEICRRAYKILTEEVGFPPEDIIFDPNIFAVATGIEEHNNYAQDFIGACEDIKRELPHALISGGVSNVSFSFRGNDPVREAIHAVFLYYAIRNGMDMGIVNAGQLAIYDDLPAELRDAVEDVILNRRDDATERMLDLAEKYRGSKSDEAANVQQAEWRSWDVKKRLEYSLVKGITEFIELDTEEARQQADRPIEVIEGPLMDGMNVVGDLFGEGKMFLPQVVKSARVMKQAVAYLEPYIEASKEKGSSNGKMVIATVKGDVHDIGKNIVGVVLQCNNYEIIDLGVMVPADKILKTAREVNADLIGLSGLITPSLDEMVNVAKEMERQGFTIPLLIGGATTSKAHTAVKIEQNYSGPTVYVQNASRTVGVVSALLSDTQRDDFVARTRKEYETVRIQHGRKKPRTPPVSLQAARDNDLAFDWSSYTPPVAHRLGVQDVTASIETLRNYIDWTPFFMTWSLAGKYPRILEDEVVGEEAKRLFKDANDMLDRLSAEKTLNPRGVVGLFPANRVGDDIEIYRDETRTHVLAVSRHLRQQTEKVGFANYCLADFVAPKLSGKADYIGAFAVTGGLEEDALADAFEAQHDDYNKIMVKAIADRLAEAFAEYLHERVRKVHWGYAANENLSNEDLIRENYQGIRPAPGYPACPEHTEKGTIWKLLDVEAHTGMKLTESFAMWPGASVSGWYFSHPDSKYFAVAQLQRDQIEDYALRKGMSVSEVERWLAPNLGYDAD is encoded by the coding sequence GTGAGCAGCAAAGTAGAGCAACTGCGTGCGCAGTTAAATGAACGAATTCTGGTGCTGGACGGCGGCATGGGCACCATGATCCAGGGGTATCGTCTGAGTGAAGACGATTTCCGCGGCGAGCGCTTTGCCGACTGGCCCTGCGACCTGAAAGGGAACAACGATCTGCTGGTGCTCAGCAAGCCGTCCGTCATTAAGGATATCCACAACGCCTACTTCGAAGCGGGTGCGGATATCGTTGAAACCAACACCTTTAACTCGACAACCATCGCCATGGCGGATTACCAGATGGAATCCCTGTCGGCGGAAATCAACCTGGAAGCCGCGAAGCTGGCGCGCGCCTGCGCCGACGAGTGGACGGCACGCACGCCGGACAAGCCTCGCTACGTTGCCGGGGTGCTTGGCCCGACGAACCGAACCGCGTCGATTTCACCGGACGTCAACGACCCGGCGTTTCGTAATATCACCTTCGATCAGCTCGTTGCGGCCTACCGTGAATCGACCAAAGCGCTGGTGGAAGGCGGTTCCGATCTGATCCTGATTGAAACCGTATTCGACACCCTTAACGCCAAAGCCGCGATTTACGCGGTGAAAGAGGAGTTTGAGGCGCTGGGCGTTGACCTGCCGATCATGATTTCCGGCACCATCACCGACGCCTCCGGCCGTACCCTGTCCGGTCAGACAACCGAAGCGTTTTATAACTCTCTGCGCCACGCCGAAGCGCTCTCCTTTGGCCTGAACTGCGCGCTGGGGCCTGATGAGCTGCGCCAGTACGTGCAGGAGCTTTCCCGTATCGCGGAATGCTACGTCACCGCCCACCCGAACGCCGGTCTGCCGAACGCGTTCGGTGAATACGATCTCGATGCCGACACCATGGCGGCGCAAATCCGCGAGTGGGCCGAGTCTGGCTTCCTGAACATCGTCGGTGGCTGCTGCGGCACCACGCCGGAGCACATCGCGGCCATGAGCAACGCCGTCGCCGGACTGCCGCCGCGCAAGCTGCCCGAGCTTCCGGTTGCCTGTCGTCTGTCCGGCCTTGAGCCGTTGACCATCGGCGACGACAGCCTGTTTGTGAACGTGGGTGAGCGTACTAACGTCACAGGTTCTGCAAAGTTCAAGCGCCTGATCAAAGAAGAGAAATACAGCGAAGCGCTGGACGTTGCCCGCCAGCAGGTGGAAAGCGGCGCGCAGATTATCGATATCAACATGGACGAGGGGATGCTCGACGCCGAAGCGGCGATGGTGCGTTTCCTCAACCTGATCGCCGGTGAGCCGGACATCGCCCGCGTGCCGATCATGATTGACTCCTCCAAGTGGGAAGTCATCGAAAAAGGGCTGAAGTGCATCCAGGGTAAAGGCATCGTCAACTCTATCTCGATGAAAGAGGGCGTTGATATCTTTATCCACCACGCGAAGATGGTCCGCCGCTACGGTGCCGCCGTGGTGGTGATGGCCTTTGACGAAGTGGGCCAGGCGGATACCCGCGAGCGTAAAATTGAGATTTGCCGCCGCGCGTACAAGATTTTGACCGAAGAGGTGGGCTTCCCGCCGGAAGACATTATCTTTGACCCGAATATCTTCGCCGTCGCGACCGGGATTGAAGAGCACAACAACTATGCCCAGGACTTTATCGGGGCATGTGAGGACATCAAGCGCGAGCTGCCGCACGCGCTGATCTCCGGCGGCGTGTCGAACGTGTCGTTCTCGTTCCGCGGTAACGACCCGGTGCGCGAAGCGATCCACGCCGTGTTCCTCTACTACGCCATCCGCAACGGCATGGACATGGGGATCGTTAACGCCGGCCAGCTGGCGATTTACGACGATCTCCCTGCCGAGCTGCGCGACGCCGTAGAGGACGTGATCCTTAACCGCCGCGACGATGCCACCGAGCGCATGCTGGACCTGGCGGAGAAATATCGCGGCAGCAAATCGGATGAGGCGGCAAACGTTCAGCAGGCCGAGTGGCGTTCCTGGGACGTGAAAAAGCGTCTGGAATACTCGCTGGTCAAAGGCATCACCGAATTTATCGAGCTCGATACCGAAGAGGCGCGCCAGCAGGCAGACCGCCCGATTGAGGTGATCGAAGGCCCGCTGATGGACGGCATGAACGTGGTCGGCGATCTGTTCGGTGAGGGAAAAATGTTCCTGCCGCAGGTGGTTAAATCCGCCCGCGTGATGAAGCAGGCGGTGGCGTATCTTGAGCCCTACATCGAAGCCAGCAAAGAGAAAGGTTCCAGCAACGGCAAGATGGTTATCGCCACCGTGAAGGGCGACGTGCACGACATCGGCAAGAACATCGTCGGCGTAGTGCTGCAGTGTAATAACTACGAAATTATCGACCTCGGCGTGATGGTCCCGGCGGACAAAATCCTCAAGACCGCGCGCGAAGTGAACGCCGACCTGATTGGCCTCTCCGGCCTGATTACGCCGTCGCTCGACGAAATGGTCAACGTGGCAAAAGAGATGGAGCGGCAGGGCTTCACCATTCCGCTATTGATTGGCGGGGCGACCACCTCAAAAGCGCACACGGCGGTGAAAATCGAGCAGAACTACAGTGGCCCGACGGTGTACGTGCAGAACGCCTCGCGCACGGTGGGCGTAGTCTCCGCGCTGCTCTCCGACACCCAGCGCGACGATTTTGTGGCGCGCACCCGCAAAGAGTACGAAACCGTTCGCATCCAGCACGGCCGTAAGAAGCCGCGCACCCCGCCTGTTTCGCTTCAGGCGGCGCGCGACAACGATCTGGCCTTCGACTGGTCCAGCTACACGCCACCGGTGGCACACCGTCTGGGCGTGCAGGACGTGACGGCCAGCATTGAGACGCTGCGTAACTACATCGACTGGACGCCGTTCTTTATGACCTGGTCGCTGGCGGGCAAATATCCGCGCATCCTGGAAGATGAGGTGGTCGGCGAGGAGGCGAAACGCCTGTTTAAAGATGCCAACGACATGCTCGACAGGCTGAGTGCGGAGAAAACCCTTAACCCGCGCGGCGTGGTGGGCCTGTTCCCGGCGAACCGCGTGGGCGACGACATCGAAATTTATCGCGATGAAACCCGCACCCACGTGCTGGCGGTCAGCCGCCATCTGCGCCAGCAAACGGAGAAAGTGGGCTTTGCCAACTACTGCCTGGCCGATTTCGTCGCGCCTAAGCTGAGTGGTAAAGCCGACTATATCGGCGCCTTTGCGGTGACCGGCGGTCTGGAAGAAGACGCGCTGGCGGACGCGTTCGAAGCGCAGCACGATGATTACAATAAAATCATGGTGAAAGCGATTGCCGACCGCCTGGCGGAAGCCTTTGCCGAGTATCTCCACGAGCGCGTGCGTAAGGTGCACTGGGGCTACGCGGCGAATGAAAACCTCAGCAATGAGGATCTGATCCGCGAAAACTACCAGGGGATTCGCCCGGCGCCGGGCTATCCGGCCTGTCCGGAGCACACCGAAAAAGGCACTATCTGGAAACTGCTGGATGTGGAAGCCCATACCGGCATGAAGCTCACCGAGTCGTTCGCCATGTGGCCAGGCGCGTCCGTCTCAGGCTGGTACTTCAGCCATCCGGACAGCAAGTACTTTGCCGTGGCGCAACTGCAGCGGGATCAGATTGAAGATTACGCCCTGCGCAAAGGGATGAGCGTGTCTGAAGTGGAGCGCTGGCTGGCGCCAAATCTCGGCTACGACGCAGACTAA
- the aceB gene encoding malate synthase A, which translates to MTQQATTVDELAFTQPYGEQEQQVLTAEAVEFLTELVTRFTPQRNKLLAARIHQQQEIDDGKLPGFISETASIRRGEWKIRGIPEDLQDRRVEITGPVERKMVINAMNANVKVFMADFEDSLAPDWRKVIEGQINLRDAVNGTISYTNEAGKIYQLKPNPAVLICRVRGLHLPEKHVTWRGEAIPGSLFDFALYFFHNYKNLLAKGSGPYFYLPKTQAWQEAAWWSEVFSYAEDRFNLPRGTIKATLLIETLPAVFQMNEILHALRDHIVGLNCGRWDYIFSYIKTLKNYPDRVLPDRQVVTMDKPFLSAYSRLLIKTCHKRGAFAMGGMAAFIPSKDAERNNQVLNKVKADKELEARNGHDGTWIAHPGLADTAMEVFNRVLGDNKNQLFVTREDDAPTAEEQLLAPCAGERTEEGMRANIRVAVQYIEAWISGNGCVPIYGLMEDAATAEISRTSIWQWIHHQKTLSNGKPVTKSLFRQMLAEEMRVIQDELGEHRFSSGRFDDAARLMEQITTSDDLIDFLTLPGYRFLA; encoded by the coding sequence ATGACTCAACAGGCAACGACGGTCGATGAACTGGCCTTTACCCAGCCGTATGGCGAACAGGAACAGCAGGTTTTGACAGCGGAAGCGGTAGAATTTCTGACTGAACTGGTGACTCGCTTTACGCCGCAGCGTAATAAGCTGCTGGCGGCACGCATTCATCAGCAGCAGGAAATTGACGATGGCAAGTTGCCTGGCTTCATTTCGGAAACCGCTTCCATTCGTCGCGGTGAGTGGAAAATCCGCGGCATCCCTGAAGATTTACAGGATCGTCGCGTTGAGATCACCGGTCCGGTAGAGCGCAAAATGGTGATCAACGCCATGAACGCCAACGTTAAAGTCTTTATGGCCGATTTTGAAGACTCACTGGCGCCTGACTGGCGTAAGGTCATCGAGGGGCAGATCAACCTGCGCGACGCCGTGAACGGCACCATCAGCTATACCAACGAAGCCGGCAAAATTTACCAGCTCAAACCGAACCCGGCGGTGCTGATCTGTCGCGTACGCGGCCTGCACCTGCCTGAAAAACATGTCACCTGGCGTGGGGAAGCCATTCCGGGCAGCCTGTTTGATTTCGCGCTTTATTTCTTCCATAACTACAAGAATCTGCTGGCAAAAGGCAGCGGCCCTTATTTCTATCTGCCAAAAACGCAGGCCTGGCAAGAAGCGGCCTGGTGGAGCGAAGTGTTCAGCTACGCGGAAGATCGTTTCAACCTGCCGCGCGGTACCATCAAGGCCACCCTGCTGATTGAAACGCTGCCTGCCGTGTTCCAGATGAATGAAATTCTGCACGCCCTGCGCGACCATATTGTCGGCCTGAACTGCGGACGCTGGGACTATATTTTCAGCTACATCAAAACCCTGAAAAACTATCCCGATCGCGTACTGCCGGATCGCCAGGTCGTGACCATGGATAAACCGTTCCTGAGCGCCTACTCGCGTCTGCTGATCAAAACCTGCCACAAGCGCGGCGCCTTTGCGATGGGCGGCATGGCGGCTTTTATCCCGAGCAAAGACGCAGAGCGGAACAATCAGGTGCTCAACAAGGTGAAAGCCGATAAAGAGCTTGAAGCCCGTAACGGTCACGACGGCACGTGGATTGCCCATCCCGGCCTGGCCGATACGGCGATGGAGGTCTTCAACCGCGTTCTCGGCGACAATAAAAATCAGCTGTTCGTCACGCGTGAAGACGATGCCCCAACGGCTGAAGAACAGCTGCTGGCACCGTGCGCGGGCGAGCGTACGGAAGAGGGCATGCGTGCCAATATCCGCGTCGCGGTCCAGTACATCGAAGCGTGGATCTCCGGCAACGGCTGCGTACCTATCTACGGCCTGATGGAAGATGCCGCGACGGCGGAGATCTCACGTACCTCCATCTGGCAGTGGATCCACCATCAAAAAACGCTCAGCAACGGCAAGCCGGTGACCAAATCTCTGTTCCGCCAGATGCTGGCCGAAGAGATGCGGGTGATCCAGGACGAGCTGGGCGAACACCGCTTCAGCAGCGGACGTTTTGACGACGCTGCGCGCCTGATGGAGCAAATCACCACATCAGATGACTTAATCGACTTCCTGACCCTGCCGGGCTACCGCTTCCTGGCGTAA
- the iclR gene encoding glyoxylate bypass operon transcriptional repressor IclR, whose translation MVATVPAKRGRKPAATAAAAQQGGQVQSLTRGLKLLEWIAESHGSVALTELAQQAGLPNSTTHRLLTTMQQLGFVRQVGELGHWAVGAHAFIVGSSFLQSRNLLAIVHPILRKLMEESGETVNLAVLDQSDHQAIIIDQVQCTQLMRMSAPIGGKLPMHASGAGKAFLSQLSEEQVTGLLHRKGLHAYTHATLVSPVHLKEDLALTRKRGYSFDDEEHALGLRCLAACIFDEHREPFAAISISGPISRMTDDRVTELGALVIKAAKEVTLAYGGIR comes from the coding sequence ATGGTCGCGACCGTTCCCGCTAAACGCGGCAGAAAACCTGCTGCCACCGCCGCCGCCGCACAACAGGGCGGACAGGTTCAATCGCTCACGCGCGGTTTGAAGCTGCTGGAGTGGATAGCCGAGTCGCACGGCAGCGTGGCCCTGACGGAGCTGGCCCAGCAGGCTGGCCTGCCGAACTCCACGACGCACCGCCTGCTGACCACCATGCAGCAGCTGGGCTTTGTCCGCCAGGTCGGCGAGCTGGGGCACTGGGCGGTGGGCGCGCACGCGTTTATCGTCGGCAGCAGCTTCCTGCAGAGCCGCAACCTGCTGGCGATTGTGCACCCGATTCTGCGCAAGCTGATGGAGGAGTCCGGCGAGACCGTAAACCTGGCGGTGCTGGACCAAAGCGACCACCAGGCGATTATCATCGACCAGGTGCAGTGCACGCAGCTGATGCGTATGTCTGCGCCGATTGGCGGCAAGCTGCCGATGCACGCCTCCGGGGCGGGGAAAGCGTTTCTGTCGCAGCTGAGCGAAGAGCAGGTGACGGGACTGCTGCACCGTAAAGGGCTGCACGCCTATACCCACGCCACGCTGGTATCGCCCGTGCATCTGAAAGAAGATCTGGCCCTGACCCGCAAGCGCGGCTATTCGTTTGATGATGAAGAACATGCCCTGGGCCTGCGCTGCCTCGCGGCCTGTATTTTTGACGAGCACCGCGAGCCGTTTGCCGCCATCTCCATCTCCGGGCCGATTTCGCGGATGACCGACGACCGCGTGACCGAGCTGGGTGCGCTGGTGATTAAGGCGGCGAAAGAGGTAACGCTGGCGTACGGTGGGATTCGCTAA
- the aceK gene encoding bifunctional isocitrate dehydrogenase kinase/phosphatase, translating into MSRGLELLIAQTILQGFDAQYGRFLEVTSGAQQRFEHADWHAVQQAMKQRIHLYDHHVGLVVEQLRCITDGKSPDAEFLLRVKEHYTHLLPDYPRFEIAESFFNSVYCRLFDHRSLSPERLFIFSSQPERRFRTIPRPLAKDFFPDRGWEKLLHRVLTDLPLRLPWENKTRDIGYIHAHLNETFGAEVLSHSHLQVANELFYRNKAAWLVGKLVTPTAIVPFLLPIHRTDDGELFVDTCLTTGAEASIVFGFARSYFMVYAPLPAALVEWLREILPGKTTAELYMAIGCQKHAKTESYREYLRYVTAADEQFIEAPGIRGMVMLVFTLPGFDRVFKVIKDRFAPQKEMTAAHVRACYQLVKEHDRVGRMADTQEFENFVLDKQQIDPALMALLMQEAPAKITDLGDKIVISHLYIERRMVPLNIWLEQSEGQALRDAIEEYGNAIRQLAAANIFPGDMLFKNFGVTRHGRVVFYDYDEICYMTEVNFRDIPQPRYPEDELSGEPWYSVSPGDVFPEEFRHWLCADPRIGPLFEEMHEDLFRASYWRGLQTRIKNGHVEDVYAYRRKQRFCIRFAPSLAG; encoded by the coding sequence ATGTCGCGTGGCCTGGAATTGCTGATTGCCCAAACTATTTTGCAGGGCTTCGATGCCCAGTATGGTCGTTTTCTTGAAGTGACATCCGGCGCGCAGCAGCGCTTCGAACATGCAGACTGGCATGCGGTTCAGCAGGCCATGAAGCAGCGTATCCATCTCTATGACCACCACGTGGGTCTGGTGGTGGAGCAGCTGCGCTGTATTACCGACGGTAAAAGCCCGGACGCGGAATTTTTACTGCGCGTGAAGGAGCACTACACCCATCTGTTACCCGACTACCCGCGCTTCGAGATTGCGGAGAGCTTTTTCAACTCCGTCTATTGCCGGTTATTTGACCACCGCTCACTATCTCCTGAGCGGTTATTTATCTTCAGCTCCCAGCCCGAGCGACGCTTTCGAACCATTCCCCGTCCGCTGGCGAAAGATTTCTTTCCCGATCGCGGATGGGAAAAACTCCTGCACCGCGTGCTAACGGATCTGCCGCTGCGCCTGCCCTGGGAGAATAAAACCCGGGATATCGGTTATATCCACGCGCATCTCAACGAAACCTTCGGCGCGGAGGTGCTTAGCCATAGCCATTTGCAGGTGGCCAACGAGCTTTTCTACCGCAATAAAGCCGCCTGGCTGGTCGGCAAACTGGTTACGCCGACCGCCATTGTGCCTTTTCTGCTGCCCATTCACCGTACCGACGATGGGGAACTGTTTGTCGATACCTGCCTGACCACCGGCGCCGAGGCCAGCATCGTGTTTGGCTTCGCCCGCTCCTATTTCATGGTGTACGCCCCGCTGCCTGCCGCGCTGGTGGAGTGGCTGCGAGAGATCCTGCCGGGCAAAACCACCGCCGAGCTGTATATGGCCATTGGCTGCCAGAAGCACGCCAAAACGGAAAGTTACCGGGAGTACCTGCGCTATGTCACCGCGGCCGATGAGCAGTTTATCGAAGCGCCCGGCATTCGCGGCATGGTGATGCTGGTCTTTACGCTGCCGGGTTTCGACCGGGTCTTTAAGGTGATTAAAGACAGATTCGCGCCGCAGAAAGAGATGACCGCCGCGCACGTTCGCGCCTGCTATCAGCTGGTCAAAGAACACGATCGCGTCGGGCGCATGGCGGATACCCAGGAGTTCGAAAACTTTGTGCTGGATAAACAGCAGATCGACCCGGCTCTCATGGCGCTGTTAATGCAGGAAGCACCTGCGAAAATCACCGATCTGGGTGACAAAATCGTGATTAGCCATCTCTACATTGAGCGCCGCATGGTACCGCTGAATATCTGGCTTGAGCAGTCCGAAGGTCAGGCACTGCGGGATGCCATTGAAGAATACGGCAATGCGATTCGCCAGCTTGCCGCCGCCAATATTTTTCCGGGCGACATGCTGTTTAAAAACTTCGGCGTCACCCGTCACGGGCGGGTGGTGTTCTACGATTACGACGAAATTTGCTACATGACCGAAGTGAATTTCCGCGATATACCACAGCCCCGCTACCCGGAAGATGAGCTTTCCGGTGAGCCGTGGTACAGCGTCTCGCCGGGCGATGTGTTTCCGGAGGAGTTTCGCCACTGGCTGTGCGCCGACCCGCGCATCGGGCCGCTATTCGAAGAAATGCATGAGGATCTGTTCCGCGCCAGCTACTGGCGCGGACTGCAAACGCGGATCAAAAACGGGCATGTCGAAGATGTGTACGCTTACCGCCGCAAGCAGCGGTTTTGCATTAGGTTTGCACCCTCTCTCGCAGGATGA
- the aceA gene encoding isocitrate lyase, protein MKTRTQQIEELKKEWTQPRWEGIRRPYSAEEVVKLRGSVNPECTLAQNGAAKMWKLLHGGSKKGYINSLGALTGGQALQQAKAGIEAIYLSGWQVAADANLASSMYPDQSLYPANSVPSVVDRINNTFRRADQIQWAAGIEPGDPRFTDYFLPIVADAEAGFGGVLNAFELMKSMIEAGAAAVHFEDQLASVKKCGHMGGKVLVPTQEAIQKLVAARLAADVLGVPTLVIARTDADAADLITSDCDPYDSEFITGERTSEGFYRTHAGIEQAISRGLAYAPYADLVWCETSTPDLALAKRFADAIHAKYPGKLLAYNCSPSFNWQKKLDDKTIASFQQQLSDMGYKYQFITLAGIHSMWFNMFDLAHAYAQGEGMKHYVEKVQQPEFAAGKDGYTFVSHQQEVGTGYFDNVTTIIQGGTSSVTALTGSTEEAQF, encoded by the coding sequence ATGAAAACCCGTACCCAACAAATCGAAGAGTTAAAGAAAGAGTGGACACAACCTCGCTGGGAAGGCATCCGCCGTCCTTACAGCGCGGAGGAAGTGGTGAAATTACGCGGCTCGGTCAATCCGGAATGCACGCTGGCACAGAACGGTGCGGCGAAAATGTGGAAGCTGCTGCACGGTGGCTCTAAAAAGGGCTACATCAACAGCCTCGGCGCGCTGACCGGCGGTCAGGCGCTGCAGCAGGCGAAGGCCGGTATTGAAGCTATCTATCTTTCCGGCTGGCAGGTCGCAGCGGACGCCAACCTGGCATCCAGCATGTACCCGGATCAGTCGCTCTATCCGGCTAACTCCGTGCCGTCGGTGGTGGATCGGATCAACAACACCTTCCGCCGTGCGGATCAGATCCAGTGGGCTGCCGGTATCGAACCTGGCGATCCGCGCTTTACTGACTACTTCCTGCCGATCGTCGCGGATGCGGAAGCAGGCTTCGGCGGCGTGCTGAACGCCTTCGAGCTGATGAAATCGATGATTGAGGCCGGTGCAGCGGCCGTTCACTTCGAAGATCAGCTGGCATCAGTGAAGAAATGCGGACACATGGGCGGTAAGGTGCTCGTTCCGACTCAGGAAGCGATTCAGAAGCTGGTTGCCGCGCGTCTGGCTGCTGACGTGCTCGGCGTGCCGACGCTGGTGATTGCCCGTACCGATGCGGACGCGGCGGACCTGATCACCTCTGACTGCGACCCGTACGACAGCGAATTCATCACCGGCGAGCGTACCAGTGAAGGCTTCTACCGCACCCATGCCGGCATTGAACAGGCGATCAGCCGCGGCCTGGCGTATGCGCCTTATGCGGACCTGGTCTGGTGTGAAACCTCCACGCCGGATCTGGCGCTGGCAAAACGCTTTGCCGACGCCATCCACGCGAAGTATCCGGGCAAACTGCTGGCCTATAACTGCTCGCCGTCCTTCAACTGGCAGAAAAAGCTGGATGACAAAACCATCGCCAGCTTCCAGCAGCAGCTGTCCGACATGGGCTACAAATACCAGTTCATTACCCTGGCAGGTATCCACAGCATGTGGTTCAACATGTTCGACCTGGCGCACGCCTATGCGCAGGGTGAGGGCATGAAGCACTACGTTGAGAAGGTGCAGCAGCCGGAGTTTGCGGCGGGCAAAGACGGTTACACCTTCGTGTCTCACCAGCAGGAGGTGGGGACCGGCTACTTTGACAATGTGACCACGATTATTCAGGGCGGCACCTCCTCCGTCACTGCCTTAACGGGTTCAACGGAAGAAGCACAGTTCTAA